The proteins below come from a single Hippocampus zosterae strain Florida chromosome 5, ASM2543408v3, whole genome shotgun sequence genomic window:
- the ddx61 gene encoding probable ATP-dependent RNA helicase DDX6 isoform X1, with amino-acid sequence MAAARTENPPQMIGLMKTANRQIRGGKPAGFGGQQPQTKSSVPQSSGGIKFGDDWKKCLELPPKDNRIRTSDVTSTKGNEFEDYCLKRELLMGIFEMGWEKPSPIQEESIPVALSGRDILARAKNGTGKSGAYLIPLLERIDLTKGHIQALVVVPTRELALQMSQISIQLSKHLGGVKVMATTGGTNLRDDILRLDETVHVVIATPGRILDLIKKGLAKVEKIQMMVMDEADKLLSQDFVAIIEDIIRFLPKNRQILLYSATFPISVQTFMNKHLQKPYEINLMEELTLKGITQYYAYVTERQKVHCLNTLFSRLQINQSIIFCNSTQRVELLAKKITQLGYSCFYIHAKMMQEYRNRVFHDFRNGLCRNLVCTDLFTRGIDIQAVNVVINFDFPKSAETYLHRIGRSGRFGHLGLAINLITSEDRHNLKSVEDQLVTDIKPIPGSIDKSLYVAEFHSVEHDNPDGGPTNAELKAP; translated from the exons ATGGCTGCAGCCAGAACAGAAAACCCACCACAGATGATCGGCTTGATGAAAACGGCAAACAGGCAGATCAGAGGCGGCAAGCCTGCGGGATTCGGTGGCCAGCAGCCCCAAACGAAGAGCAGCGTTCCTCAGAGCAGTGGCGGTATCAA gtttggGGATGACTGGAAAAAGTGCCTGGAACTTCCTCCAAAAGACAACAGAATTAGAACATCG GACGTCACCTCCACCAAGGGAAATGAATTTGAGGACTACTGCCTCAAGAGGGAGCTGCTCATGGGAATCTTTGAGATGGGATGGGAGAAGCCCTCACCGATACAG GAGGAAAGCATCCCCGTTGCCTTGTCCGGCCGAGATATTTTGGCCCGTGCCAAAAACGGAACGGGCAAAAGTGGAGCTTACCTCATTCCTCTCCTGGAGAGAATCGATCTAACGAAGGGTCACATCCAAG CTTTAGTCGTTGTGCCCACGCGTGAGTTGGCCCTGCAGATGAGCCAGATCAGTATTCAGCTCAGCAAGCACCTCGGAGGTGTCAAGGTCATGGCCACCACCGGCGGCACCAACTTGAGGGATGACATCTTGCGCCTCGACGAGACGG TGCATGTGGTGATTGCCACACCTGGAAGGATACTGGACCTCATCAAGAAGGGTCTGGCCAAAGTCGAAAAGATACAAATGATGGTGATGGATGAG GCAGACAAGCTCCTCTCTCAAGATTTTGTGGCCATCATTGAGGACATCATCAGATTCTTACCAAAGAACCGTCAGATTCTGCTGTACTCTGCGACGTTCCCCATCAGCGTGCAGACATTCATG AACAAACATCTGCAAAAGCCTTACGAGATCAACCTTATGGAAGAGCTGACTTTGAAGGGCATCACTCAGTATTATGCGTATGTGACTGAACGGCAGAAGGTCCACTGTCTCAACACTCTCTTTTCCCGG CTTCAAATCAACCAGTCAATCATCTTTTGTAACTCCACCCAGCGGGTGGAGCTCCTGGCCAAGAAGATCACCCAGCTGGGCTACTCCTGCTTCTACATTCACGCCAAGATGATGCAAGAGTACAGGAACCGCGTGTTCCACGACTTCCGCAACGGACTGTGCAGAAACCTGGTGTGCACAG acCTGTTCACGCGGGGGATTGATATTCAGGCAGTCAATGTGGTCATCAACTTTGACTTCCCCAAGAGCGCCGAGACCTACTTGCATCGCATCGGAAGATCGG GGCGCTTTGGTCACCTGGGCCTGGCCATCAACCTGATCACATCGGAGGACCGCCACAACCTGAAGAGCGTCGAGGACCAGCTGGTCACCGACATCAAGCCCATCCCAGGCAGCATCGACAAGAGCCTGTACGTGGCAGAATTTCACTCTGTGGAACACGACAACCCCGATGGTGGACCAACCAATGCAGAACTAAAAGCACCCTGA
- the ddx61 gene encoding probable ATP-dependent RNA helicase DDX6 isoform X2: MGEALTDTGGKHPRCLVRPRYFGPCQKRNGQKWSLPHSSPGENRSNEGSHPSPPQLVCLHAALVVVPTRELALQMSQISIQLSKHLGGVKVMATTGGTNLRDDILRLDETVHVVIATPGRILDLIKKGLAKVEKIQMMVMDEADKLLSQDFVAIIEDIIRFLPKNRQILLYSATFPISVQTFMNKHLQKPYEINLMEELTLKGITQYYAYVTERQKVHCLNTLFSRLQINQSIIFCNSTQRVELLAKKITQLGYSCFYIHAKMMQEYRNRVFHDFRNGLCRNLVCTDLFTRGIDIQAVNVVINFDFPKSAETYLHRIGRSGRFGHLGLAINLITSEDRHNLKSVEDQLVTDIKPIPGSIDKSLYVAEFHSVEHDNPDGGPTNAELKAP; the protein is encoded by the exons ATGGGAGAAGCCCTCACCGATACAG GAGGAAAGCATCCCCGTTGCCTTGTCCGGCCGAGATATTTTGGCCCGTGCCAAAAACGGAACGGGCAAAAGTGGAGCTTACCTCATTCCTCTCCTGGAGAGAATCGATCTAACGAAGGGTCACATCCAAG CCCTCCCCAACTTGTGTGTCTTCACGCAGCTTTAGTCGTTGTGCCCACGCGTGAGTTGGCCCTGCAGATGAGCCAGATCAGTATTCAGCTCAGCAAGCACCTCGGAGGTGTCAAGGTCATGGCCACCACCGGCGGCACCAACTTGAGGGATGACATCTTGCGCCTCGACGAGACGG TGCATGTGGTGATTGCCACACCTGGAAGGATACTGGACCTCATCAAGAAGGGTCTGGCCAAAGTCGAAAAGATACAAATGATGGTGATGGATGAG GCAGACAAGCTCCTCTCTCAAGATTTTGTGGCCATCATTGAGGACATCATCAGATTCTTACCAAAGAACCGTCAGATTCTGCTGTACTCTGCGACGTTCCCCATCAGCGTGCAGACATTCATG AACAAACATCTGCAAAAGCCTTACGAGATCAACCTTATGGAAGAGCTGACTTTGAAGGGCATCACTCAGTATTATGCGTATGTGACTGAACGGCAGAAGGTCCACTGTCTCAACACTCTCTTTTCCCGG CTTCAAATCAACCAGTCAATCATCTTTTGTAACTCCACCCAGCGGGTGGAGCTCCTGGCCAAGAAGATCACCCAGCTGGGCTACTCCTGCTTCTACATTCACGCCAAGATGATGCAAGAGTACAGGAACCGCGTGTTCCACGACTTCCGCAACGGACTGTGCAGAAACCTGGTGTGCACAG acCTGTTCACGCGGGGGATTGATATTCAGGCAGTCAATGTGGTCATCAACTTTGACTTCCCCAAGAGCGCCGAGACCTACTTGCATCGCATCGGAAGATCGG GGCGCTTTGGTCACCTGGGCCTGGCCATCAACCTGATCACATCGGAGGACCGCCACAACCTGAAGAGCGTCGAGGACCAGCTGGTCACCGACATCAAGCCCATCCCAGGCAGCATCGACAAGAGCCTGTACGTGGCAGAATTTCACTCTGTGGAACACGACAACCCCGATGGTGGACCAACCAATGCAGAACTAAAAGCACCCTGA
- the tomm40 gene encoding mitochondrial import receptor subunit TOM40 homolog → MGSVLAAASPTPSPAAAGAGQGVPGLVAVPPGFSMPSISSVPPSSELQITDAAQSSSSLPNPGTYEECHRKCKEVFPLQMEGVRLVVNKGLSNHFQVSHTITLSTLGDSGYRFGSTYVGSKQTGPTESFPVMVGDMDNTGSLNAQIIHQLTSAVRSKIALQTQQHKFVNWQCDLEYRGADFTSALTLGNPDVLIGSGIVVAHYLQSITPALALGGELVYHRRPGEEGTVTSLLGRYTGDNYVATLTLGGAGCHATYYHKANDQLQVGVEFEASTRMRETTTSLGYQLDVPKANLLFKGSVDSNWVVGAMLEKKLPPLPLTMALGAFLNHRKNKFQCGFSVVIG, encoded by the exons ATGGGCAGTGTGCTGGCTGCCGcctcccccacaccctcccCGGCTGCAGCCGGAGCGGGCCAGGGGGTCCCAGGGTTGGTTGCGGTTCCCCCCGGGTTCAGCATGCCCTCCATATCCTCCGTCCCGCCGTCGTCGGAGCTGCAGATCACGGACGCGGCgcagtcgtcgtcgtcgctccCCAATCCCGGCACCTACGAGGAGTGTCACCGCAAATGTAAAG AGGTGTTCCCTCTCCAGATGGAAGGTGtgcgcttagtagtgaacaaagGTTTGAGTAACCACTTCCAGGTCAGCCACACCATCACCCTCAGCACTCTGGGCGACTCGGGCTATCGATTTGGCTCCACGTACGTCGGCAGCAAACAGACGGGACCGACCGAG TCCTTCCCAGTCATGGTGGGCGACATGGACAACACGGGGAGCCTCAACGCCCAAATCATCCACCAGCTCACCTCCGCCGTCCGCTCCAAAATTGCCCTCCAG acccaGCAGCACAAGTTTGTCAACTGGCAGTGTGACCTGGAGTACCGCGGGGCCGACTTCACCTCCGCCCTGACGCTAGGAAACCCTGATGTCCTCATAGGCTCTG gcATTGTCGTGGCCCACTATCTCCAGTCCATCACGCCTGCCCTCGCCTTGGGCGGTGAGCTCGTTTACCACCGGAGACCCGGCGAGGAAGGAACGGTCACCTCCCTCCTGGGCAGGTACACAg GCGACAACTACGTGGCCACGTTGACTTTGGGAGGAGCAGGATGTCACGCCACGTACTATCATAAAGCCAACGATCAG TTGCAAGTGGGCGTGGAATTTGAAGCCAGCACGCGGATGAGAGAGACCACGACGTCTTTGGGTTACCAGCTGGACGTGCCCAAAGCCAACCTGCTCTTCAAAG GCTCCGTGGACAGCAACTGGGTTGTGGGCGCCATGCTGGAGAAGAAGCTGCCGCCTCTGCCGCTCACCATGGCGCTGGGAGCCTTCCTCAACCACCGCAAGAACAAGTTCCAGTGCGGCTTCAGCGTCGTCATCGGCTAG
- the LOC127601205 gene encoding mannan-binding lectin serine protease 2-like, which translates to MEWGACFMGFLCLVAFEPWRQFGSKTNGFCDRDIFDEREGDLSSPGYPHRPPTHAVSCRYNISVKSGYSISLNFSDKFHIESAVPQHDAICPYHWLRVTIPGREPIKLCGDRSPGVIDTNSSRVSLDYRMDGKGLSRGWSLHFSTRKVQCPHPGRVTNGRGPSSRAEFFYGDRIFVRCHQGHKVMMGGQLLESFSTTCQENGQWRDRSTIAL; encoded by the exons ATGGAGTGGGGCGCTTGTTTCATGGG GTTTCTGTGTTTGGTGGCCTTTGAGCCCTGGCGACAGTTTGGCAGCAAAACAAATG GGTTCTGCGACAGGGACATATTTGACGAGCGAGAGGGCGACCTGTCCAGCCCGGGgtacccccaccgccccccaacCCACGCCGTGTCCTGTCGCTACAACATCTCGGTGAAATCCGGCTACTCCATCTCTCTCAACTTCTCGGACAAGTTCCACATCGAGAGCGCGGTGCCGCAGCACGACGCAATCTGCCCATACCACTGGCTTCGG GTGACCATCCCGGGCCGTGAGCCCATCAAGCTGTGCGGCGACAGGAGCCCCGGGGTGATTGACACCAACTCCAGCAGGGTCAGCCTGGACTACCGCATGGACGGCAAAGGCCTGAGTCGAGGCTGGAGCCTGCACTTCAGCACGCGCA AAGTCCAATGTCCGCATCCAGGCAGGGTCACTAACGGCAGAGGCCCCTCTTCACGGGCGGAATTCTTCTATGGGGATCGTATTTTCGTGCGATGTCACCAAGGACACAAAGTGATGATG GGTGGTCAACTGCTGGAGAGTTTCTCGACTACGTGCCAAGAGAACGGACAGTGGCGTGACCGCAGTAC AATTGCACTGTAG